The window GGCTGTCGTTGCAGCGTCAGGAAATAGCCATGTCCGAGCCGCTGGTGGCCCAGGGCGCGGTGTCGCCGGTCGAGGTGTTGCGGCTCAAGCGTGCCGAGGTCGAAACCCGTGGGCAACTGGACGCCACGACGCTGGCAATCCCGCGCGCCGAATCGGCAATCAAGGAAGTGCAGCGCAAGATCGACGAGACGCGCGGCAAGTTCCGCAGCGAAGCCCTGACCCAACTCAACGAAGCCCGCACCGACCTGAACAAGGCCCAGGCCACCGGCAAAGCGCTGGAAGACCGGGTCAGCCGGACGCTGGTGACATCGCCGGTACGCGGCATCGTTAACAAGTTGCTGGTGAACACCATCGGCGGCGTGATCCAACCGGGCAGCGACCTGGTGGAAATCGTGCCACTGGACGACACCTTGCTGGTGGAAGCAAAGATTCGCCCGCAAGACATTGCGTTCCTGCATCCCGGACAGGAAGCGACGGTGAAGTTCACCGCGTATGACTACACGATTTATGGTGGGCTGAAGGCCAGGCTTGAACAGATCGGTGCTGACACCATCACCGATGAAGACAAGAAGACCACGTACTACATCATCAAACTGCGCACGGATCGCAGTCACCTGGGGACGGATGAAAAGCCGTTGCTGATCATCCCGGGGATGGTGGCTTCGGTGGATATCATTACCGGCAAGAAGACTGTTCTCAGTTATCTGCTGAAACCGATTATCCGGGCTCGGGCAGAGGCGTTGCACGAGCGGTAGTTCTCCGCCGGGCCTTATCCTCATCGCGGGCAAGCCCGCTCCCACAGGGTTTTGTGATCGTCATAGAACCTGTGGGAGCGGGCTTGCCCGCGATGGCGGCCTCAAGAGCGATAAAAATCAAAAGCCATATCGTTATTCAATAACGATATTTAAATTTCAATTCTTATATCTATAAAGTCATCCTCCTGCGTACCTGCCGACCAATCGGCGCGCCGCACGACACGAACCAACACGGGACTTCCGTGAGTTTCTTGATCGATGCGCGCGCCCTTGAGCGTGCCGTGCGTGGGAGTGATTTTTATGTCAGCCGTCTCTGCGTCAACCGCAATCGCGCCACAAACCTTCGACATTCGCCCGTTCAGCGGCGCTGTCGGTGCCGAAATCATCGGCCTGGACCTGTCCCGCCCGATCAATGATCAGGATTTCGCCCGTATCCACCGCGCGCATCTGGATCATCACGTCGTGGTGTTCCGTGACCAGCGCATCACTCCCGAGCAGCACATCGCCTTCAGCCGTCGCTTCGGCGTGTTGCAGATCCATGTGCTCAAGCAATTCCTGCTGGCCGGTCACCCGGAAATCCTCATCGTTTCGAACATCATCGAAAACGGCCAATCCATCGGCCTCGGTGACGCCGGCAAGTTCTGGCATTCCGATCTGTCTTATAAAGAACTGCCCAGCCTGGGCTCGATGCTGCACGCCCAGGAACTGCCTTCCGAAGGTGGCGACACCTTGTTCGCCGACATGCACAAAGCTTGGGACAACCTGCCCGAAGCACTGCGCAAAGCCGTCGAAGGTCGTTCGGCCGCGCACTCCTACACGGCGCGCTACAGCGAGACCAAATTCGAAGGCAACTGGCGCCCGACCCTGACCCCGGAGCAACTGGCTCAAGTCGTCGAAGTGGTCCACCCGATCGTGCGCACGCACCCGGAAAACGGGCGCAAGGCGTTGTTCGTCAGTGAAGGCTTCAGCACGCG is drawn from Pseudomonas sp. 31-12 and contains these coding sequences:
- a CDS encoding HlyD family type I secretion periplasmic adaptor subunit; its protein translation is MLLKSGFKDSIRRYFKGSESLHGQPLPEVNKALIEDAPRVVRLTIWAIIGFFVFLMLWANYAVIDEVTKGDGKAIPSSKIQKIQNLEGGIVSELFVTEGQIVDAGAPLIRLDDTRFASNVGETEADRLSMLLRVERLSAEVDDRPLNFPADVLKAVPGQAASEESLYISRRQQLHDEIGGLQEQLIQRQQELREFTSKQSQYRNGLSLQRQEIAMSEPLVAQGAVSPVEVLRLKRAEVETRGQLDATTLAIPRAESAIKEVQRKIDETRGKFRSEALTQLNEARTDLNKAQATGKALEDRVSRTLVTSPVRGIVNKLLVNTIGGVIQPGSDLVEIVPLDDTLLVEAKIRPQDIAFLHPGQEATVKFTAYDYTIYGGLKARLEQIGADTITDEDKKTTYYIIKLRTDRSHLGTDEKPLLIIPGMVASVDIITGKKTVLSYLLKPIIRARAEALHER
- a CDS encoding TauD/TfdA family dioxygenase is translated as MSAVSASTAIAPQTFDIRPFSGAVGAEIIGLDLSRPINDQDFARIHRAHLDHHVVVFRDQRITPEQHIAFSRRFGVLQIHVLKQFLLAGHPEILIVSNIIENGQSIGLGDAGKFWHSDLSYKELPSLGSMLHAQELPSEGGDTLFADMHKAWDNLPEALRKAVEGRSAAHSYTARYSETKFEGNWRPTLTPEQLAQVVEVVHPIVRTHPENGRKALFVSEGFSTRIVGLPEDESKQLLDELYAHSVLPQNIYRHQWQAHDLVFWDNRSLIHLAAGCPSHLRRKLYRTTIQGDAPF